The following coding sequences lie in one Rhodothermales bacterium genomic window:
- a CDS encoding 4-alpha-glucanotransferase has protein sequence AVLPMQDVLGLRSEGRVNTPGTVGAPNWGWRFRPEQLTHEAVERLKELTAVYGRGEGGSAV, from the coding sequence TCGCGGTGCTCCCCATGCAGGATGTGCTCGGTCTCCGCAGCGAAGGCCGGGTCAATACGCCGGGGACGGTCGGCGCCCCCAACTGGGGCTGGCGCTTCCGGCCAGAGCAGCTCACGCATGAGGCGGTGGAGCGGCTGAAGGAGCTGACGGCAGTGTATGGGAGGGGAGAGGGCGGTTCAGCCGTTTGA